The window GAGGTGATTTACCTTCCGTTAGGTTATTGAAGAAGGGTGAACGCCCAAGAGCTgcaatgtcattttgggatccaagGACTCCAAAGAAATCATGCCAGATCCATGTGTCATACGAGAcaaccgcctctaacacaaTAATTGGCTTTCTCAGCCTTCGCTAAAGCCTCATTGCCATTAGGTGGGACAGTTCTTCCAATTCCAATGGATGcagtctaatgaccctatcatgcccATAAAGCCACAATCTTCAGCTTTGCGAATGAGCCAATCCatatcttcttgatttggctcaCGGAGGTACTTCTCTTTGTAAAGATAAGCAATTATGTCACAGAATTCAGCAAaagtatcaaggcatgtagactcaaaCATACTGTATGTATCATCCATCGCATCAGCTGGGTAGGCATAAGCCATCAGTCGAAGTGCAATagtaaccttctgatgaggtgagaaactaGGACGGCCTGCTCTGTCCTGCTTCTGttgaaagtatggattgacatGTTGGACATCATGAAGTAAACGCTCGAACACATAACGCCTCATCCGAAAGCGAcgtctgaaatcctcttctgtgtacatcgagttggggttgaagtagttgttcatcagattgtCATGAGCCATCTCTGTGTTTCGTGATTTGTAAGAGTGACAAGCAAcagagccaccccattgaggttgttcctcagttggctGACATACCATAGACGCAGCCATGGCTGCCACATATTTTCTATTGCACCATGCTTCATGTTCTTCATCATactcctcatcttctcatcTCATCTGCGtccatttttcttctaattCGGAATTGGATTCAGACCCCCAGTTGGAattcgaagaggatccaaagttagaattcattgaaaacttgaattgaaaaagattaaattgaaagagtttgaattaaaagagattgaattcaaaggtgtGTGAATTATAACCCAATATCCACCTTATTTATAGCCCAAAAAATTTCAATCCAATGGCTAGTTGacgtcagttaccgttggatttgaattctttttttcggccaaattttttttaaaaaaattctcattttttcctataaatttaagttgttatagtttttaaatttaacttgtagtttttaaatttaagttgttgtagtttttaatttaagtgGTTGTAgttgttaaatttaaataataaattatgtttggccatttggccctcagtttgagattatttttgtgacagggctaaaacgagtcatATGGCCCTTTAactctcggttggagataaTAAGAAATATGCCCCTACACCGTTCattaaaaaactaatttattggATGGCCAGAggactaaaacgagccctctagccctccTTCGGTTGGATATGACCTTAATTTCTCAATTTAAGCCAATATTAGACCATCCCCAATGGGGGCTTTATCCTCCATGAGGCTGCCACATTTCTAGTCTTAGCAAGAAATTTCATCTCCAATGAGCCGAAAATGGGGCTGGATCCACCATTGGGGCTAGCAACTTCCTTTCTTCGGTAGCATAAAATCGGCCTACATTTAGCCCCAAAAAATAGTGGGTCCCACACAAAAAGTAGCAACTCATGTAAGCAAAATTTTATCACTCTCCATGCACTTGCGAATGCACTTATACtctccttttattatttttttaattcttttttcttacttatttttcttacaatttcgctaattaatgattgttttaaattccataagaatgaaaatttcaaattgatttgaCGTTCATAGGCATTGATGggtgaaattttaaaaaattttcttataatttcgctaattaatgattgttttaaattccataagaatgaaaatttcaaattgatttgaCGTTCATAGGCATTGATGggtgaaattttaaaatattttttttt of the Pyrus communis chromosome 1, drPyrComm1.1, whole genome shotgun sequence genome contains:
- the LOC137724398 gene encoding uncharacterized protein; translation: MAASMVCQPTEEQPQWGGSVACHSYKSRNTEMAHDNLMNNYFNPNSMYTEEDFRRRFRMRRYVFERLLHDVQHVNPYFQQKQDRAGRPSFSPHQKVTIALRLMAYAYPADAMDDTYSMFESTCLDTFAEFCDIIAYLYKEKYLREPNQEDMDWLIRKAEDCGFMGMIGSLDCIHWNWKNCPT